Proteins found in one Abyssibius alkaniclasticus genomic segment:
- a CDS encoding ABC transporter ATP-binding protein has product MGILEVQNVNKRFGGLQALSNVNLDVQEGSIHAIIGPNGAGKSTFLNCLIGKLKPDTGTVLFNGQSVLGKKPHQINQLGVSRVFQTPEIFSSLSVWENVLIPCFAHRDGAFTLNPLKSVAKDADIRAKAEEILADVGMSDKRNMIAASMSRGDKRRLEMAMCLVQEPKLLLLDEPTAGMARADTNNTIALLREISEKRKITKVIIEHDMHVVFSLASRISVLAQGAIIVEDTPENIKGHPKVREAYLGEAQV; this is encoded by the coding sequence ATGGGCATTTTAGAAGTTCAGAACGTCAACAAACGCTTTGGTGGCCTGCAGGCGCTTTCAAACGTCAACCTCGATGTGCAGGAAGGCTCTATCCATGCGATTATCGGGCCGAACGGGGCGGGCAAATCCACCTTCCTCAATTGCCTGATCGGCAAGCTGAAACCCGATACCGGCACGGTGCTGTTCAACGGCCAGTCGGTGCTGGGCAAGAAACCCCACCAGATCAACCAGCTCGGCGTCAGCCGGGTGTTCCAGACGCCGGAAATCTTTTCCAGCCTCAGCGTATGGGAAAACGTGCTGATCCCGTGCTTTGCGCATCGTGACGGGGCGTTCACGCTGAACCCGCTGAAATCGGTCGCCAAGGATGCCGATATTCGCGCCAAGGCCGAAGAAATTCTGGCCGATGTCGGCATGTCGGACAAGCGCAACATGATCGCGGCTTCAATGTCGCGCGGCGACAAGCGGCGCCTGGAAATGGCCATGTGCCTTGTGCAGGAACCCAAGCTCTTGCTGCTTGACGAGCCGACCGCCGGCATGGCGCGGGCCGATACCAACAACACGATCGCGCTTTTGCGCGAGATCAGCGAAAAGCGCAAAATCACCAAAGTGATCATCGAACATGACATGCATGTCGTGTTTTCGCTGGCCAGCCGCATTTCGGTGCTGGCACAGGGTGCGATCATTGTCGAGGACACGCCGGAAAATATCAAAGGCCATCCGAAAGTGCGAGAAGCCTATCTAGGGGAGGCACAGGTATGA
- a CDS encoding helix-turn-helix transcriptional regulator: protein MVGYLVGTRIREARRKMGLTQRQLAAAAGLSASYLNLIEHNKRRIAGLRLQALARALHLPASALNEGPDSAQLAELRAVATAQGGIDPGLIEAFIAQFPDWAHSVAALSRQNHDLREAITVLSDRLGHDPFLAETLHNILSNITAIRSTAGILSTVDDIAPDQQRRFVRSIHDESRRLSDAATALSAYLDRASEGAAAAATPEEAVDSFLQRHGYRFPALDAGGSVAALLADAPELDSPAARSMAHDLLARYAGDAAALPLAEFAATAARLAYNPHALGQHFGGSQIRIYRRLAALRREDIAAPRFGLLVVNAAGQPIWRQPLESFALPRHGAACALWPIFQAFSHPERSAISALSLSDGTVITALSLAEQTAPAPVGQTPNYQAAMLLIPDDSLKVISAWLPQPQGISAVGTACAICPRKGCDARSRAAYLTDIPQVVG, encoded by the coding sequence ATGGTCGGATACCTGGTTGGAACACGCATTCGTGAAGCCCGGCGCAAAATGGGGCTCACGCAACGTCAACTTGCGGCCGCGGCCGGGCTGTCGGCCTCCTATCTCAACCTGATCGAGCATAACAAACGCAGAATCGCGGGGTTGCGCCTTCAGGCTTTGGCGCGCGCGCTCCACTTGCCGGCTTCGGCATTGAACGAGGGGCCGGATTCGGCACAATTGGCCGAATTGCGCGCCGTGGCCACCGCGCAGGGCGGCATCGATCCGGGCCTGATCGAGGCGTTCATCGCGCAATTTCCCGACTGGGCGCACAGCGTGGCCGCCCTGTCGCGCCAGAACCATGACTTGCGCGAGGCCATTACCGTGCTGAGCGATCGTTTGGGGCATGATCCGTTTTTGGCCGAAACGCTGCATAATATCCTGTCGAACATCACGGCAATCCGCTCGACCGCGGGCATTCTAAGCACGGTTGATGACATTGCCCCCGACCAGCAGCGCCGCTTTGTGCGCAGCATTCACGATGAAAGCCGCCGCCTTTCAGATGCGGCCACGGCGCTGAGCGCCTATCTTGACCGCGCAAGCGAAGGTGCCGCCGCTGCGGCCACGCCGGAAGAGGCGGTGGACAGTTTCCTGCAACGGCACGGCTATCGCTTTCCGGCGCTCGATGCCGGAGGCAGTGTGGCGGCGCTTCTGGCCGACGCCCCCGAACTGGACAGCCCGGCCGCACGCTCTATGGCGCATGACCTGCTGGCGCGTTATGCGGGCGATGCCGCCGCCCTGCCGCTTGCGGAATTTGCCGCCACCGCCGCGCGCCTGGCCTATAACCCCCATGCGCTGGGCCAGCATTTCGGCGGCAGCCAGATCCGCATCTATCGCAGGCTTGCGGCCTTGCGGCGCGAGGATATTGCCGCGCCGCGCTTCGGGCTATTGGTGGTCAATGCCGCAGGCCAGCCCATCTGGCGCCAGCCGCTCGAAAGTTTCGCCCTGCCCCGCCACGGTGCCGCCTGTGCGCTTTGGCCCATCTTTCAGGCCTTCAGCCACCCCGAGCGCAGCGCCATTTCGGCCCTGTCGCTAAGCGATGGCACGGTGATTACCGCATTGTCGTTGGCCGAGCAGACCGCGCCGGCCCCGGTGGGCCAAACCCCCAACTATCAGGCGGCCATGCTGCTGATCCCCGATGACAGCCTGAAGGTGATTTCGGCGTGGCTGCCGCAACCCCAAGGCATTTCGGCGGTTGGCACGGCCTGTGCGATTTGCCCGCGCAAAGGCTGCGACGCGCGCAGCCGCGCCGCCTATCTTACCGATATCCCCCAGGTGGTTGGCTGA
- a CDS encoding branched-chain amino acid ABC transporter permease, with the protein MDAIFLQLLNGLDKGSAYALIALGLTLIFGTLGVVNFAHGALFMLGAFCAVTFNNILNIASVTLDPERTDFLGNPLKVETPYLEMWFGEFGSWMIDYTVPLAIIVAIPVMILIGIIMERGLIKHFYKRPHADQILVTFGLAIVLQEVIKFYFGANPIPTPSPAAFKGSLDIGVMLGFDPNAVIYPYWRLIYFFFAAIVIGAVFAFLQFTTFGMVVRAGMADRETVGLLGINIDRRFTIMFGVAAAVAGVAGVMYTPINSPNYHMGMDFLVLSFVVVVVGGMGSLPGAVAAGFLLGVLESFASMVEVKDAFESIGLPSIDQIVIYLVAVIILLTRPRGLMGRKGVMEE; encoded by the coding sequence ATGGACGCCATCTTCCTACAATTACTGAACGGTCTGGACAAAGGTTCGGCCTATGCGCTGATCGCGCTGGGGCTTACGCTGATTTTCGGCACTTTGGGCGTGGTCAATTTTGCGCATGGCGCCTTGTTCATGCTCGGCGCGTTCTGCGCTGTGACCTTCAACAATATCCTGAATATCGCAAGCGTCACGCTTGATCCGGAGCGCACCGATTTTCTGGGCAACCCGCTGAAGGTGGAAACACCCTATCTAGAAATGTGGTTTGGTGAATTCGGCAGTTGGATGATCGATTACACCGTGCCGCTGGCCATCATCGTTGCCATTCCGGTAATGATCCTGATCGGCATCATCATGGAACGCGGGCTGATCAAGCATTTTTACAAACGCCCCCATGCCGACCAGATTCTTGTAACCTTTGGCCTGGCGATCGTGCTGCAAGAGGTCATCAAATTCTACTTCGGCGCCAATCCCATTCCCACACCCAGCCCTGCGGCCTTCAAAGGCTCGCTCGATATCGGTGTGATGTTGGGGTTTGACCCGAATGCCGTGATCTACCCCTATTGGCGGCTGATCTATTTCTTCTTTGCGGCCATCGTCATCGGCGCGGTCTTTGCCTTCCTGCAATTCACCACCTTTGGCATGGTTGTGCGTGCCGGCATGGCCGACCGTGAAACCGTGGGCCTGCTTGGCATCAATATCGACCGGCGCTTCACCATCATGTTCGGGGTGGCGGCTGCGGTCGCCGGGGTTGCAGGGGTCATGTATACGCCTATCAACAGCCCCAATTACCATATGGGCATGGATTTTCTGGTGCTGAGTTTCGTGGTGGTCGTGGTTGGCGGCATGGGCAGCCTGCCCGGCGCCGTGGCTGCGGGCTTCCTGCTTGGCGTTCTTGAAAGCTTCGCCTCGATGGTCGAGGTCAAGGACGCCTTTGAATCCATCGGCCTGCCCAGTATCGACCAGATTGTAATCTACCTTGTTGCAGTGATCATCCTGCTGACAAGGCCGCGTGGCCTTATGGGCCGCAAAGGCGTGATGGAGGAATAG
- a CDS encoding ABC transporter ATP-binding protein, whose amino-acid sequence MTLTDTDYSNAASENLGRVEPAYFQCHDIHAYYGESYIVQGVSFNIHEGEILALLGRNGAGKTSTLRAIARMDDPALKRGEIWLDHKPLHDMKSFQASQFGVGLVPEDRRIIPGLTVEENIKLAQIAPPKGWSAERIYELFPRLGERRKQEGVTLSGGEQQMLAIGRALARDVKLLLLDEPYEGLAPVIVQEIERTLAQIKSLGITTIIVEQNAIAALKLADRAVILDTGQVVFDGTAQEVLDNEALRQEYLAI is encoded by the coding sequence ATGACCCTGACCGATACAGACTATTCCAACGCGGCCTCTGAAAACCTTGGGCGGGTCGAGCCGGCCTATTTCCAGTGCCACGACATCCATGCCTATTACGGCGAAAGCTATATCGTGCAGGGCGTGAGCTTCAACATTCATGAAGGTGAGATTCTGGCGCTGCTCGGGCGCAACGGGGCGGGCAAAACCTCGACCCTGCGCGCCATTGCCCGCATGGATGACCCGGCGCTGAAACGCGGCGAGATCTGGCTCGACCATAAGCCGCTGCACGATATGAAATCGTTTCAGGCCAGCCAGTTCGGCGTGGGGCTGGTGCCGGAAGACCGGCGGATCATTCCCGGCCTGACGGTGGAAGAAAACATCAAGCTGGCGCAAATCGCCCCGCCTAAAGGCTGGTCGGCCGAGCGGATTTACGAGCTGTTCCCCCGCCTTGGCGAGCGGCGCAAGCAAGAGGGTGTAACCCTGTCGGGCGGCGAGCAGCAGATGCTGGCCATTGGCCGCGCACTGGCCCGCGATGTGAAGCTGCTCTTGCTGGATGAGCCTTATGAAGGGCTTGCGCCGGTCATCGTGCAGGAAATCGAGCGCACTTTGGCGCAGATCAAATCACTCGGCATCACCACGATTATCGTCGAGCAAAACGCCATTGCAGCGTTGAAACTGGCCGATAGGGCGGTCATTCTGGATACCGGACAGGTGGTGTTTGACGGCACGGCCCAAGAGGTGCTGGACAATGAGGCGCTCCGCCAGGAATATTTGGCCATCTAG
- a CDS encoding branched-chain amino acid ABC transporter permease produces MFNTTRTNDRLLLTIVIIMVLLGPIILAPFGAGYPALLQRFAIYGLFAVGFNILFGLTGYLSFGHAAFLGVGSYAAVWMFKLLTMNIIPAILLAMVISGLFALLIGYISLRRSGIYFSILTLAFAQMSYNMAYSVLTPLTNGETGLQLALSDPRVLDRVENANQLPLTNLFGLDMNAVFWNPTLLGYQIQFNYGFYVCAAFLIGGFYLSMRIFRSPFGLMLRAVKTNRTRLNYTGINPRPYTLAAFVISGMYAGLAGALLASMEPLAGAERMQWTASGEVVLMTILGGAGTLIGPVLGAGAIKYFENIFSTINENVLHGWFSIFPEWLNSTLSWVFSPFFGEGWSLTLGLLFMLVVIFLPGGLVEGAQRLGGWLKGLVGKRPETATTPAE; encoded by the coding sequence ATGTTCAACACGACCCGCACCAATGACCGGCTTTTGTTGACCATTGTCATCATCATGGTTCTGCTTGGCCCGATCATCCTTGCGCCCTTTGGCGCAGGCTACCCCGCGCTTTTGCAGCGTTTCGCCATTTACGGGCTGTTTGCCGTTGGCTTCAACATTCTGTTCGGCCTTACCGGCTATCTGTCCTTTGGCCATGCGGCCTTTCTGGGCGTCGGCTCTTATGCGGCGGTCTGGATGTTCAAGCTGCTGACCATGAACATCATCCCGGCGATCTTGCTGGCGATGGTCATTTCCGGGCTGTTTGCGCTGCTGATCGGCTATATCAGCTTGCGGCGTTCGGGGATCTACTTTTCGATCCTCACGCTGGCCTTTGCGCAGATGAGCTATAACATGGCCTATTCCGTGCTGACCCCGCTGACCAATGGCGAAACCGGTCTGCAACTGGCGCTGAGCGATCCGCGCGTGCTGGACAGGGTTGAAAACGCCAACCAACTGCCGCTGACCAACCTGTTCGGGCTGGATATGAACGCCGTCTTCTGGAACCCGACGCTGCTGGGTTACCAGATTCAGTTCAACTATGGTTTCTATGTCTGCGCGGCCTTCCTGATCGGCGGGTTCTATCTGTCGATGCGCATCTTCCGCTCGCCCTTCGGGCTGATGCTGCGCGCCGTCAAGACCAACCGCACACGGCTGAACTATACCGGCATCAACCCGCGCCCCTATACGCTTGCGGCCTTTGTGATCTCGGGCATGTATGCCGGGCTGGCGGGGGCGCTTCTGGCCAGCATGGAACCGCTGGCCGGTGCCGAGCGTATGCAATGGACAGCATCGGGCGAGGTGGTCTTGATGACCATTCTGGGCGGTGCAGGCACGCTGATCGGGCCGGTCTTGGGCGCGGGTGCGATCAAATATTTCGAAAACATCTTTTCGACCATCAATGAAAACGTGCTGCATGGCTGGTTCAGCATCTTCCCCGAATGGCTGAACAGCACATTGAGCTGGGTCTTTTCGCCCTTCTTTGGCGAAGGCTGGAGCCTGACCCTGGGGTTGCTGTTCATGCTGGTGGTTATCTTTCTGCCCGGCGGGCTGGTTGAAGGAGCGCAAAGGCTGGGCGGCTGGCTCAAGGGATTGGTCGGCAAACGCCCTGAAACCGCCACCACACCGGCTGAATAG
- a CDS encoding substrate-binding protein, translating into MSKLTLSRRGLIRSGAVAGAGLALPTIFTGAASAYTNEPTGSDVIFGFNVPQSGPYADEGADELRAYQLAVKHLNGEGDGGMMNTFSGSALTGQGVLGKRVAYVTGDTQTKSDAARASAQSMIQRDGAIMITGGSSSGVAVAVQALCQEAGVIFMACLTHSNDTTGKDKKANGFRHFFNAYMSGAALAPVLAKTYGSDRRAYHLTADYTWGWTQQASMQAFTEAEGWETVNNVLTPLTATDFSSYIAPVLNSGADVLVLNHYGGNMVNSLTNAVQFGLRDKQVNGKNFEIVVPLYSELMAKGAGENVRGILGSSNWHWQLPDPGTQAFTKSFGEEYGFPPSQAAQTAYAQTLLYADAAERAGTFNPCGIVDALEGFSFDGLGNGPTEYRAADHQCFKDVLVVKGTEAPTSEYDVLEVVEITPRAQVEYDPENEFFAGGALGECNPGA; encoded by the coding sequence ATGTCAAAACTAACCCTCAGCCGTCGCGGACTCATCCGCTCGGGCGCCGTTGCAGGCGCGGGGCTTGCTTTGCCCACAATTTTTACCGGCGCTGCGTCGGCCTATACAAACGAACCTACCGGCAGCGATGTCATCTTTGGCTTTAACGTGCCCCAGTCCGGCCCCTATGCCGACGAAGGTGCCGACGAGCTTCGCGCCTATCAGCTTGCTGTCAAACACCTGAACGGTGAAGGCGATGGCGGCATGATGAACACCTTCAGCGGCAGCGCGCTGACAGGTCAGGGTGTGCTTGGCAAGCGGGTCGCCTATGTCACCGGCGATACGCAGACAAAATCCGACGCCGCGCGCGCTTCGGCCCAGTCGATGATCCAGCGCGATGGCGCCATCATGATCACCGGCGGCTCGTCATCGGGTGTGGCTGTTGCCGTGCAGGCGCTCTGCCAGGAGGCCGGGGTTATCTTCATGGCCTGTCTGACGCATTCCAACGACACGACCGGCAAGGACAAGAAGGCCAATGGCTTCCGCCATTTCTTCAACGCCTATATGTCGGGTGCGGCACTTGCGCCGGTTCTGGCCAAAACCTATGGCAGCGACCGTCGCGCCTATCATCTGACCGCCGACTATACCTGGGGCTGGACACAGCAGGCATCGATGCAGGCCTTTACCGAGGCTGAAGGCTGGGAAACCGTCAACAACGTGCTGACCCCGCTGACCGCAACCGATTTCAGCTCGTATATCGCGCCGGTTCTGAACTCGGGTGCCGATGTTCTCGTGCTGAACCATTACGGCGGAAACATGGTGAACTCGCTCACCAATGCCGTGCAGTTCGGTCTGCGCGACAAGCAGGTCAACGGCAAGAACTTCGAGATTGTTGTGCCGCTCTATTCCGAGCTTATGGCCAAAGGCGCGGGTGAAAACGTGCGCGGCATTCTTGGCTCAAGCAACTGGCACTGGCAATTGCCCGATCCGGGCACCCAGGCCTTCACCAAATCCTTTGGTGAGGAATATGGCTTCCCGCCAAGCCAGGCCGCACAAACCGCCTATGCCCAGACGCTGCTATATGCGGATGCGGCTGAACGCGCCGGCACCTTCAATCCTTGCGGGATTGTGGATGCGCTTGAAGGCTTCAGCTTTGATGGCCTTGGCAATGGCCCGACCGAATACCGTGCCGCCGACCACCAGTGCTTCAAGGATGTGCTGGTTGTGAAAGGCACCGAAGCGCCAACCTCGGAATATGATGTGCTTGAGGTGGTTGAAATCACCCCGCGCGCACAGGTCGAATATGACCCCGAGAACGAGTTCTTCGCCGGTGGCGCTTTGGGCGAATGTAACCCGGGCGCATAG
- a CDS encoding response regulator transcription factor: MRKSVLIVEDEPNIVESLTFLLERAGFAVQSESDGNRALARIADSAPDLVILDVMLPNRSGFDILRDLRLKGQIAPKVMMLTAKGQSRDQQMAEDIGVDVFMTKPFANAELVARARLLVGL; encoded by the coding sequence GTGCGCAAATCTGTCCTGATTGTTGAGGACGAACCGAATATCGTCGAATCACTGACCTTTTTGCTGGAACGCGCAGGCTTCGCCGTGCAAAGCGAATCTGACGGCAACCGCGCATTGGCCCGCATTGCAGACTCTGCCCCCGATCTGGTGATCCTCGATGTGATGCTGCCCAATCGCAGCGGCTTTGACATTTTGCGCGATCTGCGCCTGAAAGGGCAAATCGCACCGAAAGTGATGATGCTCACCGCCAAGGGCCAGTCGCGTGACCAGCAAATGGCCGAAGATATTGGCGTGGATGTTTTCATGACCAAACCCTTTGCCAATGCCGAACTGGTGGCGCGCGCGCGGCTGCTGGTCGGGCTATGA